One Terriglobales bacterium genomic region harbors:
- a CDS encoding EamA family transporter, whose translation AIIGVLLLVGGNVGVAWAEKTVPSGLTALIVAIVPIWVAVIETFILKGERLKARGFVGLGMGIAGLVVLLWPKLNAGSVGHGVLFGALILVGASLSWATGSVYSRRWDLKVDPFAATGWEMLCAGVVNLGISLALGDQHTVVWTARGIGAIAYLITAGSLIGLTAYVWLLNHVPTAKVATYAYVNPIVAVFLGWLILHEQVDSYIFAGTIVILASVWLVNTSKVHKVEEGKKPEPELAACEGVAD comes from the coding sequence GCCATCATCGGCGTGCTGCTGCTGGTGGGCGGGAACGTCGGCGTGGCGTGGGCGGAGAAGACCGTGCCCTCCGGCCTGACCGCGCTCATCGTCGCCATCGTGCCCATCTGGGTGGCGGTCATCGAAACGTTCATCCTGAAAGGCGAGCGGTTGAAGGCGCGCGGCTTCGTTGGGCTCGGCATGGGCATCGCCGGGCTCGTCGTGCTGCTGTGGCCGAAGCTGAATGCCGGAAGCGTGGGGCACGGGGTCTTGTTCGGCGCGCTCATCCTGGTCGGCGCTTCGCTCTCATGGGCGACGGGCTCCGTGTACTCGCGGCGCTGGGACCTGAAAGTCGACCCGTTCGCCGCGACCGGCTGGGAGATGCTGTGCGCCGGCGTGGTGAACCTCGGCATCTCGCTCGCGCTCGGCGACCAGCACACGGTGGTGTGGACGGCGCGCGGCATCGGCGCCATCGCGTACCTCATCACCGCGGGCTCGCTCATCGGACTGACAGCGTACGTCTGGCTGCTGAACCACGTCCCGACGGCGAAGGTCGCGACCTACGCCTACGTGAACCCCATCGTCGCCGTGTTCCTCGGCTGGCTCATACTGCACGAGCAGGTGGACAGCTACATCTTTGCCGGGACGATCGTGATCCTGGCGTCGGTGTGGCTGGTGAACACCTCGAAGGTGCACAAGGTCGAGGAAGGGAAGAAGCCGGAGCCGGAGCTGGCGGCCTGCGAGGGCGTCGCGGACTAG